The following is a genomic window from Nicotiana tabacum cultivar K326 chromosome 3, ASM71507v2, whole genome shotgun sequence.
AAATTTGGGAGGCCTCTCGTTGCTGGTTGACTTCTTTATCTCTAAGCACGTCCCTACAGGAGCTTCCAGTGCAGTATACTGGCCACATCTTTTACCTACCAAAGCCCACCACAAACATACATATTTATATTTTGGAGACGGTACAACTTTTGAAACCAAAAGTACTACTACTATTATCACAAAGAAAATTTCACAATAAAAGGAAGAAGAACTCCCATTTCATCATTTATTCAGAAATATAAGAACTGGTGCTCTTTGATATTGGTTGATACATACAACAACATACAGTTCGATTTGGGAAATTACATAAAAGCAAAAGTGTTAGGGAAAAAAACCACTTAAAACGGTGGTTAAGTTCATACGGAAAGAGAAGGAGAAAGACCGAACTCAAGTCCCCACAGCTCAAATCCTCCATTCACAAAATCATAGTGACCTCCCTTCAATGCTAGTGTTTTCTTCACCAAACCGTCTCTCACAAATGGATAGGTCAACAAATTTCCAAGTGACACATTCACAGCTTCCTgcaatttttttcaatttcattttcataATCAGTTATAACAAATattcaaaaaaggaaaaagaaaaaaaaatgacaacCCGATGCATAGAGCATCTAGCGTTTATGCAGGGTATGGGAAACGGCCACACCTAAAGGGTATGATGTAAGCAGTCTACCCTAATGcgagcattagtggctgcttttgCGACTTGTTGTGACGTTATCACAAATTATCCCAAAATAATTAAAGTTACCTTCTCACAAGCTGTGCATTGATCTGCAAAACATTTATCCACGTGTTCACCCTGCACCTTGGCCTTGGCAGGTAAACCAATTTTCACCCAATCCTCAATAAAGGCACTGCGTTATTAGATTAATTTAATTCGTGTATCATATATATCAGTGACATAACAAAAAatgtttatacatatatatataattgtagaAAAAGATTAAAGGTACGTACGTTGATTCAGAACCATCTGCAGGTAGAGACATGAGACCTTTGATACCTCCACAGGCGCTGTGGCCAATGACAACAATGTTCTCTACCTTAAGGTGGAGAACAGCGTATTCGATAGCTGCTCCAACTCCAGAGTATCTGGTCTGTTTAATTGATCATGACACAAGAATATTCAATCCCAACTTCAGAAATTCAGTTCCAACTAGTTCTGATTGATTAATTGATCGATAGATAAGATTAGAAAAATTAATGGCTAGAGATGTAAATAATTGACCTTGTCATAAGCAGGGACCATGTTGGCGATGTTCCGAACCACGAAAGCTTCACCAGGTTGGAAGTTCAGGATATGGGATGGGCACACTCGTGAGTCAGAGCAGGCAAAGACCATGTACTGTTACACATAGATGGCAATAGCAATCATCAGCTATCGAACTTGGACTTATAAGAGTCAATTACAGACAGACACTTAAACTTGTCCGAatttttcatttagacacctAAACTAAGCCCTATTGGACAACCCAGACTAGTTTAATTTTAAAAGGAGGAACCAATTGTTGACAATAAATTGACACAGTAGCATGAATTTGTACCTTGGGGCTCTGGCCTTTTGATAGTTCTCCATATAAGGCTGGGTTTTTCCTGATAATATATAATGAAAGAAAAAATTGAATTATCAGGAACTAATTATTCGAAATTATTTGTTCTTGAAATATTAGGCAGAAATTTtaatttgaagaaaatgaattagCTTACTCATATTTCTCAGTTTTGAAGTGAATAAAGCCAGCTTTCATGTGCTCAACAGGGTCGAATGGTTTGCTGCCATCTGATGATTGCAATTCAGCTGTAATCTGGTCAACTCTTGCTGCAGCAATTGGTCCAAGTTCTCCTTTCTCGCTGTAATGGCATAATTTTCAATATTCAATACCTTTTTTTGTGTTTATTAAAGCGGCATTTTAGGAAGGAACAAAGATTCAAGTGGTTTAAACACATTATTTTTACTTTTACCGATTACAAACATTGAAAAGAGTAATTAGCGCATCTATTTTGCATGATTATATCTTGACTACATTatgcaaataatatatatatatatatatatatgagtatttATTATTCATCATATATGTGTCGCACGCCCTTTTGCTTGGCCCCTCTTGATCCAGAGGAAAAAAAATTAGTAGAGTTcgcctataacaacaactaccagttgaGTTTCCAAATGGCCCGTATGAAGCCTTCTCCAATTGGTTCGTTTAAGCCTAGGGACGTATGATTTTAAAGGGTAGATTACAAACCTGAGGAGTTTCTCGAGTGCAGCAATGGCCTGCTCGTAGGATTCGTTAGCCATTTCTTCTCTCTGCAAATCCACATTTCGATCAgaatttttgaaaatatgaaactTAAATTTTTCTCTCTTAATTACTGTGTCTAGAAGGCATAACAAATTAAAATTCAAAGAGATGGATGAAGCAACCTAAATACGATATGAAATAGTCAAAATTAGAAAGCAGTATGGATATCAGAAATGGCCAAGGAGTTGCACTTCACGCTTGTTAAAGTGCACTCACATCGAAACCCAAACTGAAAATCTAGCTTGGTGAAGATTTGAAATAATAGGATAAATCAAGAAGATGGGTTTTTCTTCAATTGGATATTAAAATCGAAGAAAACCCAACAGATGTCAAACAAGAAAGACAAAAAAAACGTTACAGAGCAACTAAGACGACAAGAAATACGTTATAAATGGACATTGTCCTACAAATTTTGTGGTAGTTATTACTTGTAGAATAGGCCAATTTACAAGGCTACCCATTGAATTACTGAATTTGTCTAACAATTAgccaaaaaaaaattagaaatctttttttaataaaaagagagagtaaaaacaatgtccacataatccaaaatgccctACTTGTCATTTTTGCGAGAACCTCTAGGTGATTACCACGGGCGGAGTTATGTTTTCAACTTTATGGGTTCTGAATTTTAAAATAACGATTTTCAGTGTTAATAACtgggttctaaatttaatatttgtatataTTAAATGAATTTCTTCATATAAATATAGTATTTGAGCAAAAATTACTGGGTTAAGGTGAACCCGCGTCAGGATTTCTAACTCCGCCCCGGGTGATTGCCACCTCttctttttttggttattttcaaGATTGTTATAGTGCCATGGACTGCACGTAAATATAACAATGGAGGTGTATGCTTGATCAAAATGACAGCACTTCACCTAACTTCAGGAGATTCATGGCCAAAATAACTATTCCTACCCTAGGAGTTATTTAATATAATGCGAATCACGTGAACTAACATGCATGGAGATTTATGGTCATTACAAAGAGATAAACTACTTGCTAGCTAAAAAGAAACAACGTATTGGTTGAATGTAGTTACAGCAACAAATCCAGTTTGATCCCAATatatggggtctggggagggtagtatgtacgcaggcCTTACTCCTAACTAATGCAGGtaagagaggttgtttccaattagaaaaaaaaaaagcaataccAAGATAGAGTAAATAACTTGTCGTAACAAGTTAAAGTACAGTGACAGtgtaaaattaaaaaaactttATAATGTcaatgtatataagttaaattcgTACCAAAATGGGGTTGATGATGGGAGTAGGGGCGGCGAAGACGGGCTCGTTTCTGATGAGACTGGGAacagaaggagaagaagaagagttgCTAACCCTAGCAAAAGCAACAGGACGAGTTGGTTTCTTAAGGGAAGCTTGAGCAGGGGAGATAGTAAGGCAACTGTTAATGGAAGCAGTTGACATTTGGCTCAAGAACTTCCTTTTAGCTTTTGCTTGCTTTTATTACTCTTCTCACTCACTAGTATATATTATATAGTTGTGAAATGGATCTTCATCATGGGTCGGGTCACTTACATATAACAGTATTATAACAGAGTTGAAAGTGATTGCTAAGCAAATGAGAGCTTCAATCCATTGTAGATGAGGTTTGTACGTTGGAGATTGAATTTGCAGTACTTTTGCCTGGAAATTAAAGCATATGGCTaagaagccaagaacctaagattttttttattttttttgaattaaaggAGAGAATAATTGGATACTAGTGATTGTTATGGTTGAATATGGGGCATGTTGTTTTTTCTTGTGGGGCAGTTATTTAATCCTCAATATCAATTTCCACCTATATTTGCATTCTTTTTTAGTTAGTCGTatggttcgttgtgtcattttcaTGGTTTGGATTATGCATGCAATGGCCATTCCCCTCGCCAGATTCATCCTAATGATCTTCTATTAATCGCCATAATCTCAACCTAAATTTTCATCTGCATCGATTcgaaaaagtaaataatgaatatgaCTGATTTATGGATTATGTTAAAACCATGGAACCAGTCTTTTGTTCTTGTTATTGCAGATTTGCAGTTTCACTTCCGGAGTGATCagaactaatttttttttacttaaattCTAAATCAACTCAACAATTATTGCTTCTTCGTAAGGGCGGAGTACATGTAATGGAGAGAATTTAACTGACTCCCTTTTGTCAAAAAATTAAACTGCCACAatagtataaaaatattttttttccctgTACTGACAAAGTCGGTTCAAAAATTACTTTTGTTCACATGTTAAATCCAAGGTATTGGATTCTTCCTTTTCATTTAACCCCTTTAATTTGTTAAAATTTCTTACTCCACTATTGGCTCCACTTATCTTTAGAGCATGTTTGGAAAGCCAACTAGGGGTTGAGTTTGGGCGTAATTACGCAGTTTGACATATTTGTTTGgtcaagtaattacttggtcagcATGGAATTGGATGTAATTGGAGGGGTCTAATTACACTCTCAAATTCTCAAGGGGGAAGTGAGAATTGGTGGTAATTACACTGTGTAATTACAAGGTTGCcttttagtttattttctttttgttttattttaatttattttctgtataactttttatttctattattttactttttttaattttatttttactttttaatttcttttgaaattttaaaatatatttttctttgtacattatttatcttttatttctctacctttacttcttgtgattccatgtaattgcttatatttgattttttatttattttattattttatttttctacacCTCCTAAattagaaataatgagtcattaaGAAACTTGACATATAATGAATGATGCAATTAAAGTGAAATTTCGTTGTTGAATGTGGTTATAAACTTATTATATTTCCTAATCTTAAGTTGTAGTGGAACTTACTATttatgttggaatttgacatatgttaaactcttttttttttggattttgaaattgtgttatatTCATGGTTCCAAGTTACTTGTTTCATTAGTATTGGCTCACATTGAATGTTgttcattttttagttagaattgatagattagttttgtcaaacatttgaataatgttatgacattatatttataaatactaatttattttatcaaacatgaatCCCGTGATGTTCTTACAAAATGTGTGTTTTTAGTTTTTGTAAGTatctaaactaaatattattaatttggaaaatatatataaattttacaatattcgttataaatatatgattaataattaatgtatattcacgaaaaaaaatatatatcttaaataccaaatataatatcatttatacttataaaattttataggcatatatttatcatattaagttttaaattttgataactacttcatttaaaatttaatttaactgTGTAATTATACTTGTGCAATCAAACAGTAAACTTGTAATTACACTATGACAAACAAACAGGTCGTCGTAATTACACAAAGTGTAATTACTAGGTTATGTAATTACTATCCTATTAATTACACCAATTCTATTTAGCgggtggctttccaaacagacCCTTGGTGAAAATAAGGAGATCAATTTGCGTCTAATTTTGGCTAGTAAGAGTCCAAAGCAAGGATTAGAATAAACGTAATAGAATTAAAAGGATTGAAATCTCTAGTACTCGTGAGTTAAGCATGCACGAAACATATAATTAATATCGTGTTTGTGGATTTTAGTTAATCTAAAATCCTTCAATTAGCTTCAACAAACGATCTAAatcaattaattttttatttttcatgtcATGGGTTCGAAAAAGGCCAAATATCCTTATCAGATCAATGCTCGCCACATCCCACAAACTAAAAGAGATAGCTAAAGTGACATGTGTCAGCAGCTGCTGAAGTGATACCCAAAAGAACTGCAAATTCAAATATTAAAAATCTGGGTATACTTAAACAAACGAATGGAGCAAGGTAAATGAAAGGCAAGCCAGAAAGGTAGTGGATGAGAAAAGATAAGGTCCTATCTTCACTCAATTGCACCAGTGGCTATAAGTCAACAACTTCATGCCCCATATCACAATCTTTCAAAATTTATCTGcttcaattttgaattttcagTTTGGTAGAATTTTTTGGTTATTGCTATTAATGAATGCTGGCCATATGTGTTTCTGCAACAGTATGATCAGTGACAATATTGTGGAAATACTTGCACTTTCACTATAATTTGACAGGGTCTAACAAGTTACTCAACTTCTTTTTAGTTATCAATTCATGTCTATCTCTAAACACTTATGCATTGAATTGATAACCAACAGAACAATTCACCTAAAAAATTCTAAATGAATTTGTTGCACTAGCATCAACTTTATTTGATTTTCCATACTGCTCGTGTGTTTCACTTTATTTacaatataaatagatgatattTCTCACCTTTGCATAATGTTGAGAGTCACCATTGCACATTGGCTTGCACATTGCCTTATATCTGTTTCTTTCCCAAAAGCTCCTGCACTTTTTAGATGATTTAGAACTTTTTTTAATAAGTAGTGGCCAGGCTAATTTTCCGGCACCTCAATTATTCCACTGAATACTTATTCTGTGCATCAAGACTTAGGCATACGGAAAAAGATCACTTACCAGATAGTTTAGTACTTACCATGTCAATGTACTCTTACATATACACCTCTATTAGCACATTGCAATTAGCCAATTGCAAGACTAATCGACCTATGCTTTCTCCGGCACATTAGAGCTATGTCGATCGGACTCTCTGTAAATGTCTCCAGATGCGTGTCAGATTCTCCAAAACAGTGTATTTTTAGAGGATTTGACACAAGTACGACAACATTTTAAAAAGCCCGTGTAACATAGCGCCTGAGACAATGATCTTACAGGAGTTCACAAAATGGAGCTTATATATCTACTATCCAATGTCTTCCTTGAGATTGTATGGAAAGTGGAGAGAGAGTCATCTCATTTTGGCAATGGATGCTAGAAGAAAAATTCTGGATTTATGCCCTCTTTCAATCCATGCAAAAACTCCTTATGCCTCTTTAAGCAATTTGAGAATGTGTATATCACTAGTCATGGTTTCGACATATTAGGCACATTAAACGGTGACGACATGTAGAGAGTTGTAGTGAAATGTTATAGGTATGTCAgatttacaaaaatggaaaagattGTTGAATTTTCTGACTTAGAAGCTGAAAGAATGTTGTCATGCTATTGCCATTTCTTCCAAGTGGAATGAAATTTGCATAAGGACAAAAATGCTATAACCTTAAGTCGCTTTCTCATCATCTCTGGATGTATTGATTTTGAATAAAGaattttgttcaaatgattaattaacaaattaaagAGTCAACAGTAAAAAAGTTACTTTTATAATCTATGTTCATTGATACCAATATACATTTATTTTGGGTGATTAAGTGCTACATCAAGTAATCTTTGATGCCTATGACGGAGGGTGGGCCGATGAAGGCAGGTCAAGCACGACTGGTAGGCTTCTAGGCTAGCAAGCACACGTCATCCTAGGCGAATCCCACATCGAAATGAGAAAGGAAAGTGAAGAGCTTTATAAGGCATGACACAAATTCACATGGTATGCACGCTTTTGGGGCTCGGGGGGTGCACATGTCACCTTAGGAGAATCATACATCAAAATGAGAGAGGAAAGTGGAGAGCTTTATAAGGCATAACACAAATTCACATGATATGCACACTTTTGGGGCTCGAGGGGGTGCACATGTCACCTTAGGAGAATCCCACCTCTAAATGAGAAAGGAAAGTGAATAGCTTTATAACACATGACACAAATTCATATAGTATACGAACTTTTGGAGCTCGAGGTGATGTAGCCCAAAACAAATCCAACCCTCAAGTATATTTGGGATAATAAAGTAAAGCAATTTTGGCTCAAAGTTTTGTATACACGACATTGTCTGAGACAATATCCAAAAGTAATGAACTCGTAAAATGAAAGAATGGGCTGGGCTGCATTCAATCACACATGCAGAAGTACTCATTTAATTTGGGTTGGCATGAAATTACCATTTACCTTGTTATAGCAAGTATAACATCAGTTGATATTTGACCAGAGGGGCTGATATAGTGAAGATGGTACGAGTTCATTCATAACTCAATTTTAACTTAGATTTTGTATCTATTAAAATTCCACTAAATAAGTGCAAGTACGTAATAGATTTTGAACTCATTATATTTGATGAGACATGACAAAATTTCGAATAGGCATCCATAAAGTTCAAATAGTTCATATTTTGAGTTTCTTCtcttaaaaatagccagatttataagtggccattcaaaaatagccacagtttcaaaggtaatcgaaatttagccactttcatgtaaagataaatctgaacgaaaacactgttcaaaatccgaaaaaatattccagcataacaTACTGGAActtcagcataatataccggtccagcataatatactggagtttggagcaccggtgctccagtcttcagtatattatactggagccagcaaagtatactggtccagcataatatgctggaagttcatacataggtgcaccgaactccagtatattatgctagaacggtctctgttgcagcaaaatagtggctatttttcattgacttggtaaacactagttatttttgaatgaccagtccgaaaactggctagaccgtACTATTTTAACCACTTTAAGCGAACTATTTAATGGCTCACGCTCGATAGTTCCAGCtagggtgtacatggaccgggttggttcggtatttatcaaaaccaaattaaaccaactatatcggtttggattggttcggttttatcGGGTTTCGGgcttttttgttacatgaatattatttcaatcttactttgttaaaattatagataaagaTTTGATAAGTGAacatatgtttagtaaatatgaaaaaaaattgacaaacatatgatctattaaaatattctaatgggagaatttttttagtaacacataatagttattttcttagtcgtctaacaataatgttaatttacgctttcaaggttaatacatgagaggatcctaaatatttctacattttctaaagaaaattcactataaagacttaaaaatataaataaaatctaTATATTTAtctgtcggtttggttcgggtttttgtactcaataccaaatcaagtcaaaccaaacctagtcgggttttttaatcggtttggttttatttttcggtttggtgcggttttccagttcggtttgaacacccctagttcCAGCTATGCTAGTATTCTTTTACGGAATTTTTCTCAAGTGTATTTTTTCGGACAGTAGAA
Proteins encoded in this region:
- the LOC107768773 gene encoding carbonic anhydrase, chloroplastic (The RefSeq protein has 1 substitution compared to this genomic sequence) codes for the protein MSTASINSCLTISPAQASLKKPTRPVAFARVSNSSSSPSVPSLIRNEPVFAAPTPIINPILREEMANESYEQAIAALEKLLSEKGELGPIAAARVDQITAELQSSDGSKPFDPVEHMKAGFIHFKTEKYEKNPALYGELSKGQSPKYMVFACSDSRVCPSHILNFQPGEAFVVRNIANMVPAYDKTRYSGVGAAIEYAVLHLKVENIVVIGHSACGGIKGLMSLPADGSESTAFIEDWVKIGLPAKAKVQGEHVDKCFADQCTACEKEAVNVSLGNLLTYPFGRDGLVKKTLALKGGHYDFVNGGFELWGLEFGLSPSLSV